The sequence below is a genomic window from Pygocentrus nattereri isolate fPygNat1 chromosome 16, fPygNat1.pri, whole genome shotgun sequence.
gcacagaactgacctactgCTCTACACTAGATCATAAGAATGAATCAGAAACTTTGCCCACTTCTGGATTTGACACTGCAGAATAGTCATTGTAGGGAAAGCATTACAGTGGCAGTGTAAAAGATAATGTAGAATACTTCCATTTTCATGTCCTCGGTAAGATATTATCTCActtttgcagaaaatatgtttgcTTGGTGGAGCAGTTTTCGTCTACAAAAACCAGCAAGCTCGACCAGATCTACAAGCTTTTCAGAATTTTTACTAATGTTGGCAAGTTGGTACCACTTGCTGTCTTTGgttgtatttaattgaaatttgttttctcattttctcctgTCTAACAGGGAAGTTGTGCTGTCCAGTAGAGCTGCAAATGGCCAGATTGTCTGTGTTACTGCACCAGACAGAAAAAGATCTTAATCTTTCTCCTGTTTAACAATGAGATTAAAGGGAAGGAAAAGGAGCATTTTGAGCTGAAGTCTCTCCTACTGCTCAGATGGTTCCCCTGAGACAAAAAAGCCCTGTAACCTGACACGTGTCTCCTCTTTAGTAGAGATCTCCACCCAATGAGCGCTGGGATAGGGTTTGGGACCCTCGGGGACCCAGAATGATCAGCAGCTTAGATTGGTGTGTTATTATTATAgaattatatacacatacatatatacaccacctgggggttttacatccATGTTAAATCTTTGTCTTTCCTGGAAttgtgtgaagctgctttgtcttttctggaattgtgtgaagctgctttgtcttttctggaattctgtgaagctgctttgtgatgacatcggttgtaaaaagtgctacaaatacatttgatttgatttgatattattAGATTAGGGAATCTCAATGACCAAACTTTGTGGAAGGATTTAGCCTGTGCTGCCAgttgccagcagagggcgatgaAGGCAGAGTGTCCAGCCTGCACCGCCAGCTGCTAACAGAGGGCGACAGCGGCACAGGGCCAtaacttcagggaactccaattcccagaagccctcgggctgattaggcccaactcgacacacctgtggactcctctacttaaggctgtggccAACAATGGCGTTTGTCCCACCTTTGTAGCGGGATGACCGATATGATACTTGGTGTCatgaaagaaaagagggctgagaaaagaacGTGCCCCAAactaaagaaagaagaaaagaggactACAAAGAGTAACTGTCAAAAGCTACTTAAAtccaagagaaagagaaataaaggaaataGAAAATGATTTATCCCCCTTTCTCACTGCTTTTTCACTTCTGCCCTTGGGTCCAGCTCCACGCCCTCCCATAACACTTCACATTTTTGAGTAGAAAAAAGTTTCTGCCACACAAatagaaaaatctaatttattgtACAAAATAAGATTCACAtttgagaaataaataaacagatgtgACAGCATGCCAAACTATACGGACATGTAACTTCCTGTTTAGGTTGCACTGgataattattttatatctctGTTCATTTATGTGACGTCTTCTTGTCTGAGAGCTCTTCAGATACCACCAAACATCACATATGTCTGAGAAAGTAGTGAGATGGTGTAGTGGATAATGACGCCGCCCTATTTGTGGATGATTAGGGTTCAGCTCTTGACTATGGCAGATTTGCCAACATTATAGGCTGCTTTGGGAaaagctcctgaaggcctagtCACACCAGACTCGTAGGGCCAGATATGAGCTCTATAGTGGTCGCCACTGTGAGGCTGGGAGCAGTTAGATCGTGTAGTGTTTACTGTTAAACACTTCCCTGTTGGTGATGGAGGCTTACATGCCTGTTTGGGCTGCATGTTGTTAtgtaacattacatttttatgtaagtTATGTACTTTAGcttggtaaaaaaaatgctTGATTTCTTGTGAAAGACGCTTACATTGCTCTCTTATTAAGAGTGGATGCAACATATCTGTGCACAGGCCTGCCTACCAGGGTTTTTGCGACTGCGGCAGCTCCTTGGCCTGTGGGTGGTGCAGCATTTGCCCTCACTCTGCTTTTGGCTGAACTGTTCATAAACTCTAAGTGCTGGAAGCAAAGTTTACATATTCATTTGTCCAGGAGAAGTAAAGGTTGCTTGTATAAATCTTTCCTCTCACTCAGATACTTTTAAAGACATTCAGGAGAATCATGTTAGTTTGCTTTGCCCTACAATGAAAGGCGTTTgaagttttcagattttccgTTTCAGTTCAAAGGAACTCTGGACACTGAGTGATCCTCCGGAGTCAGTCCAGAGGCTCTGCGTGTAGTAGCTGGTGAGACATTTGTTCAGATGCGTAGAAACTTTGCTTTCAGCAGGTGCTGCTCTGAGTGTGGGCGGAGTCTGAGGTGTAGGTGGTGCTCTGAGTGCGGGTGGAGTCAGTGTTGCTCTTCTTTGAGAATTTCAGTGCACTGAAAGAAACCTTCATCCGTCTGGCTGTACGTTCACTACGGCACAGGAGTGTGTTCTTCACATGATCTCTGAACTCCTCCGAGATGAAGTAGTACACGAATGGGTCCAGGCAGCTGTTTAAGCTGGACAAGCACAGCGTGATGATGTAGAAGCCATAGCCGTTGTTCTGAATCCTGGCAGCCAGCAGAGAGTAATGCACCATCAGCATGATGTTACTGGGAGTGAAGCAGACCAGGAACATCACCAGCACAATGATGATGAGGACAACAGCCTTCTTCCTCTTTTTACTGATGGTGGCATCAGTCATGGAGGTCTTGAGTGAGCGAAATGTCAGGGTATATGCTGTGATACAGACCGCACAGGGAACTACATATCCCACAATGCCCATGGTCAGGAAATATCCAACAGGGATGTGTGACTGGCTGGGGCGAGTGACATCATGGCAGGTGAGGATGCCAATATTGGTGACTTTAACGGTCTGGTCATACATGTAGAGCGGTATGGTGAGGACCCAGACTACaacccacacacaaacagagacacagactgCTGCCCGATTGTTCCTTTTTTGCTGAGAAAGTGGGTGGACAATCGCCCAGTAGCGCTGGACGCTGATGCAGGCTATGAAGATAGCGGAGCAGTACATATTCCCATAGAAAAACCCCACTAGGACTTTACACAGCGGCGCCCCGAAGGTCCAGTCATTGCCTTTGAAGTGGTAGGTGATCTTCAGTGGGAGCCACACGATGAAGAGCAGGTCAGCCAGCGCTAGATTGGCCATTAGGATGGACGCTGGATGCTTCTTCTTGGTCCTGAAGAGGAACACCCAGAGGGCCATGGCGTTGGTGGGCAACCCCacaatgaagatgaagatgtaAACGAGAGGGAGGAAGACTGTGGTGAGGCTGCTGTTCAGAACATTCAGAGCAGCGGAGGACACCTTTACACCTTCTGCAGTCTCCTCACCAATGAACCCTCGGACCTCAGTGGATGCACTGTAACCTGGAGAGAAGAAGGATGAACAAATGAGGACTTACAATCAGATTAATGTAAAACCATCAAAGGCCTCCAAACCGATCACCTTTAATACTGTCAAAGCTCCTTTAAGGGTCTTTAACAGTCTAAGCATTGCTCCTGTTATCAGTAAAGGAAGATCCctgttgatgctacagccatccgtggccgGAAGTCCAAGAGGGCACTTGCTCTCTGGCTGGGAACGATGCCGCCCCCACTCCCATCACTCAGAATGATGCAAGTCAGCACAAGCATCTGTTAGCTAACGTAACGCAGGCGCTTTCCCCTGAAGGCATTCGGTTCTCCGTTGGCATCGCCTGAGCGGCAGCTCGTAAAGGTATGTGGTAGGAgcactggtggtattgtgtgactGGGGTAGTCCTAACTAATGTGCGGAGCTGGATGTGACTCAATTGggcaaaaatccaaaaaaatccATCTTAATTTTCATATTTGCCATTTTAGGAATGTCGCATGATAAAACTGTTTGTGGATATTTTCTGAGACTGTGGGGTTCATTTGAATGTTTACTAGGTGCAGTAAGTGCCCATCTGTCATGATTATAGTTATTTACTCATTATTTAGTGCAGTGGTCCCCAATTCTGGTCCTGACTCTGCCTTCCTCACAGCCCAGTTCCTGGTTCAGCTAATCAACAttcccaagtccctgattggctggatgtTTAGCGTTAAGTAAGAGGTGGAGTGGCTCTTTGgatacaggttggaactaaactctacaGGAAggcagctctccaggaccagggaaGATGACACCAAATCACGGCTCTCC
It includes:
- the LOC108415649 gene encoding proteinase-activated receptor 2-like — its product is MKHTLLWLHLLISLLCVNVSVQGYSASTEVRGFIGEETAEGVKVSSAALNVLNSSLTTVFLPLVYIFIFIVGLPTNAMALWVFLFRTKKKHPASILMANLALADLLFIVWLPLKITYHFKGNDWTFGAPLCKVLVGFFYGNMYCSAIFIACISVQRYWAIVHPLSQQKRNNRAAVCVSVCVWVVVWVLTIPLYMYDQTVKVTNIGILTCHDVTRPSQSHIPVGYFLTMGIVGYVVPCAVCITAYTLTFRSLKTSMTDATISKKRKKAVVLIIIVLVMFLVCFTPSNIMLMVHYSLLAARIQNNGYGFYIITLCLSSLNSCLDPFVYYFISEEFRDHVKNTLLCRSERTARRMKVSFSALKFSKKSNTDSTRTQSTTYTSDSAHTQSSTC